The following proteins are co-located in the Eptesicus fuscus isolate TK198812 chromosome 9, DD_ASM_mEF_20220401, whole genome shotgun sequence genome:
- the MYCL gene encoding protein L-Myc, with the protein MRGARSVARMCLCAGCRAAPSRPRAGPLPVAGGRSEGADMDFDSYQHYFYDYDCGEDFYRSTAPSEDIWKKFELVPSPPTSPPWGSGPGAGDPAPGIGPPEPWPGGGAGDEAESRGHSKAWGRNYASIIRRDCMWSGFSARERLERAVSDRLATGAPRGNPPKLPAAPDCAPSLEVGNPVPAAPCPLSEPKTQACSGSESPSDSEGEEIDVVTVEKRQSLGVRKPVTITVRADPLDPCMKHFHISIHQQQHNYAARFPPESCSQEGPPERDPQEEALERDAPEEKEDEVQEEVVSPLPIESEAPQSCHPRPVSSDTEDVTKRKNHNFLERKRRNDLRSRFLALRDQVPTLASCSKAPKVVILSKALEYLQALVGAEKRMATEKRQLRCRQQQLQKRIAYLSGY; encoded by the exons ATGCGGGGCGCGCGCTCGGTGGCGCGCATGTGCTTGTGTGCGGGCTGCCGGGCTGCCCCGAGCCGGCCCCGAGCGGGTCCGCTCCCGGTGGCGGGCGGCCGGAGCGAG GGAGCGGACATGGACTTCGACTCGTACCAGCACTATTTCTACGACTATGACTGCGGGGAGGATTTCTACCGCTCCACGGCGCCCAGCGAGGACATCTGGAAGAAATTCGAGCTGGTGCCGTCGCCTCCCACGTCGCCGCCTTGGGGCTCGGGTCCCGGCGCCGGGGACCCGGCCCCTGGAATTGGTCCCCCGGAGCCGTGGCCCGGAGGGGGCGCCGGGGATGAGGCAGAATCCCGGGGCCACTCAAAAGCTTGGGGCAGAAACTACGCCTCCATCATCCGCCGTGACTGCATGTGGAGCGGCTTCTCAGCCCGGGAACGGCTGGAGAGAGCGGTGAGCGACCGGCTCGCCACTGGCGCGCCCCGGGGGAACCCGCCTAAGCTGCCCGCCGCCCCGGACTGCGCTCCCAGCCTCGAAGTCGGCAACCCGGTGCCCGCTGCCCCCTGTCCACTGAGCGAGCCCAAGACCCAGGCCTGCTCGGGGTCCGAGAGCCCTAGCGACTCGG AGGGTGAAGAAATTGATGTTGTGACGGTGGAGAAGAGACAGTCCCTGGGTGTGCGGAAGCCAGTCACCATCACGGTGCGAGCAGACCCTTTGGACCCCTGCATGAAACACTTCCACATCTCCATCCACCAGCAGCAGCACAACTATGCCGCCCGCTTTCCTCCAGAAAGCTGTTCCCAAGAAGGGCCTCCGGAGAGAGATCCACAAGAAGAGGCTCTGGAGAGAGATGctccagaggaaaaggaagatgagGTACAGGAAGAGGTTGTGAGCCCCCTGCCTATAGAAAGTGAGGCTCCCCAGTCCTGCCACCCCAGACCTGTCAGTTCTGACACTGAGGATGTGACCAAGCGGAAGAACCACAACTTCCTGGAGCGCAAAAGGCGGAATGACCTCCGCTCAAGGTTCTTGGCCCTGAGGGACCAGGTACCCACCCTGGCCAGCTGCTCCAAGGCCCCTAAAGTGGTGATCCTGAGCAAGGCATTGGAATACTtgcaggccctggtgggggccgAGAAGAGGATGGCTACGGAGAAAAGGCAGCTTCGATGCCGGCAGCAGCAACTGCAGAAAAGAATCGCGTACCTCAGTGGCTACTAA